The Anolis carolinensis isolate JA03-04 chromosome 2, rAnoCar3.1.pri, whole genome shotgun sequence genome has a window encoding:
- the vdac1 gene encoding voltage-dependent anion-selective channel protein 1 has product MLASAQDRSASFRLSSSPSAPSPSPSPLSAASSPAVTPQKPCCSHGKEPGGAKMTVPPAYADLGKSARDIFTKGYGFGLIKLDLKTKSENGLEFTSSGSANTETSKVTGSLETKYRWTEYGLTFTEKWNTDNTLGTEITLEDQLAHGLKMTFDSSFSPNTGKKSAKVKSGYKREHINLGCDMDFDIAGPSVRGAFVFGYEGWLAGYQMTFETAKSRVTQSNFAVGYKTDEFQLHTNVNDGTEFGGSIYQKVNDKLETAVNLAWTAGNSNTRFGIAAKYQLDPDASFSAKVNNSSLIGLGYTQTLKPGIKLTLSALLDGKNVNAGGHKLGLGLEFEA; this is encoded by the exons ATGCTGGCCTCCGCGCAGGACAGATCCGCCTCGTTCcgcctctcctcctccccctcggccccttccccctccccttcgCCCCTCTCGGCCGCCTCCTCGCCAGCTGTCACTCCCCAGAAGCCCTGCTGCAGCCACGGAAAGGAGCCCGGCGGCGCG AAAATGACTGTTCCCCCCGCTTATGCTGATTTAGGAAAGTCAGCTCGAGACATCTTCACCAAGGGATATG ggttTGGTTTAATAAAGTTGGATTTGAAAACCAAATCTGAAAATGGACTG GAATTTACAAGCTCAGGTTCAGCAAATACAGAAACAAGCAAAGTTACTGGAAGTTTGGAAACAAAGTACAGGTGGACAGAATATGGCCTGACATTCACAGAAAAATGGAACACTGACAACACACTAGGCACAGAGATAACCTTAGAAGATCAG CTTGCCCACGGACTGAAGATGACCTTTGATTCTTCATTCTCCCCTAATACTGG aaaGAAAAGTGCTAAAGTCAAATCTGGATACAAGCGGGAACATATCAACCTGGGCTGTGACATGGATTTCGACATTGCTGGTCCTTCAGTGCGTGGTGCCTTTGTCTTTGGCTATGAAGGCTGGCTAGCTGGTTACCAAATGACATTTGAGACCGCCAAATCCAGAGTAACTCAGAGCAACTTTGCTGTTGGTTATAAGACTGATGAGTTCCAGCTTCACACCAATGT gAATGATGGCACAGAATTTGGTGGTTCCATTTATCAGAAGGTGAATGATAAGTTGGAAACGGCTGTCAATCTTGCTTGGACAGCTGGAAATAGCAACACTCGCTTTGGGATAGCAGCCAAATATCAACTTGACCCAGATGCATCTTTCTCA gCTAAAGTAAATAATTCCAGTCTGATTGGTTTAGGATATACTCAGACCCTGAAGCCAG GTATCAAATTGACATTGTCAGCTTTGTTGGATGGAAAGAATGTGAATGCAGGTGGCCACAAACTAGGTTTAGGACTGGAATTTGAAGCATAA